One region of Flavobacterium sp. GSB-24 genomic DNA includes:
- a CDS encoding TetR family transcriptional regulator C-terminal domain-containing protein, whose translation MATKKQVITKDVIVSKYMDEVLEKGHKPKSVYHFAKENDFTEAEFYSFFGTLESLEKEIFRMFFENTVNLLLENEEYQQYDMKNKMLSFYFTFFEILTANRSYVLQTLKIDRNPLKNLVQLTTLRESFKNYVSEILTDDYRLEQERFQKFQEKTIRESAWLQLMLTIKFWMEDESAAFEKTDIFIEKSVNASFELMNVAPMNHLIDFGKFLFKEKIHSR comes from the coding sequence ATGGCGACTAAAAAACAGGTTATTACCAAAGATGTTATCGTTTCAAAATATATGGATGAGGTTCTGGAAAAAGGTCATAAACCAAAATCGGTTTATCATTTTGCGAAAGAAAATGATTTTACCGAAGCTGAGTTTTATTCCTTTTTTGGAACATTAGAAAGTTTAGAAAAAGAAATTTTCAGAATGTTTTTTGAAAATACAGTTAATCTGCTTCTTGAAAATGAAGAATACCAGCAGTATGACATGAAGAATAAAATGCTGAGTTTCTATTTTACGTTTTTTGAAATTTTAACTGCAAATAGAAGTTACGTTTTACAGACGCTAAAAATCGATAGAAATCCGCTTAAAAATTTAGTACAGCTGACTACTCTTCGAGAAAGTTTTAAAAATTATGTTTCTGAAATCCTTACTGACGATTACAGGTTGGAGCAGGAAAGATTTCAAAAATTTCAAGAAAAAACTATTCGGGAATCAGCTTGGCTGCAATTAATGCTGACGATTAAATTCTGGATGGAAGATGAATCTGCTGCCTTTGAAAAAACAGACATTTTTATCGAAAAATCGGTTAATGCATCATTTGAATTAATGAATGTTGCACCAATGAATCATTTAATAGATTTTGGAAAATTTCTATTTAAAGAAAAAATACACAGCAGATAA
- a CDS encoding TIGR01777 family oxidoreductase codes for MAQNVLLTGGSGFIGKHLTDTLLEAGYSVSILSRSERENSPSITYYKWDLNKNYIDENAVLNADYIIHLAGEGIVEKRWTDKRKKELLESRIKPIDLIFSVLEQNNKKLNAFISASAVGIYGAVTSHKICTENTPPADDFLGSICQKWESTVDKIDSLEIRTVKIRTGIVLGKNEGFLKKMIPTFKSGFGSVLGSGKQYLPWIHIDDLCNIYLKSIEDEKLKGAYNACITDNTTNSSFSKTLANLFGYSIWLPKVPPFILKIFLGEMSEAVLTGQRVSSEKIQKTGFEFQFTDLEKALINCIK; via the coding sequence ATGGCTCAAAATGTTCTCTTAACTGGCGGAAGCGGATTCATTGGAAAACACTTAACAGATACACTTTTGGAAGCTGGATATTCTGTGTCAATTTTGAGTCGGTCTGAAAGAGAAAATTCTCCTTCAATTACATATTATAAATGGGATTTAAATAAAAATTACATTGACGAAAATGCCGTCCTAAATGCTGATTACATCATTCACCTTGCTGGTGAAGGAATTGTTGAAAAAAGATGGACAGACAAAAGAAAAAAAGAGCTTTTAGAAAGCCGTATTAAACCAATTGATTTAATCTTTTCGGTTTTAGAACAAAACAACAAAAAACTAAATGCTTTTATTTCTGCTTCGGCAGTTGGGATTTATGGTGCTGTCACCAGTCATAAAATCTGTACCGAAAACACACCGCCAGCCGATGATTTTTTGGGTTCGATCTGTCAAAAATGGGAAAGCACAGTAGACAAAATTGACTCTTTAGAGATTAGAACGGTCAAAATAAGAACGGGAATAGTTTTAGGGAAAAACGAAGGTTTTCTTAAAAAAATGATTCCGACTTTTAAATCTGGATTTGGCTCGGTCCTTGGCTCGGGTAAACAATATCTTCCATGGATCCATATTGATGATTTATGCAATATTTATTTAAAAAGCATCGAAGATGAAAAGCTGAAAGGCGCGTATAACGCATGTATAACAGACAATACCACAAATTCCAGCTTTTCTAAAACACTTGCCAATTTGTTTGGTTATTCTATTTGGCTTCCTAAAGTTCCGCCATTTATTCTAAAAATTTTCTTGGGAGAAATGAGCGAAGCTGTTTTAACTGGGCAACGAGTTTCTTCTGAAAAAATTCAGAAAACTGGATTTGAATTTCAGTTTACCGATTTAGAAAAGGCACTCATAAATTGTATCAAATAA
- a CDS encoding YceI family protein: MKTTTLLFLFFTAFSVIAQDKFFTNTATVNFEASVPLFEEIKAVNRQVAILLEPKTSTFVCTLMIKDFRFKLDMMQEHFNDNYMESRRYPKAVFKGKIEKFDLKDINEVEKQYQIKGKLYLRGKMKEIVVNALIKKVADGIQVISDFPISISDFNIQIPSSVASKIAKTANTALTGVVHSDEIMFAALK, translated from the coding sequence ATGAAAACAACTACCTTATTATTTTTATTTTTTACTGCTTTTTCTGTAATTGCTCAAGATAAATTTTTTACCAATACCGCCACGGTAAACTTTGAGGCGTCTGTTCCTCTATTTGAAGAAATAAAAGCAGTTAACAGACAAGTTGCAATTCTTTTAGAACCTAAAACAAGCACTTTTGTTTGTACTTTAATGATCAAAGATTTTCGTTTTAAACTTGATATGATGCAAGAGCATTTTAACGATAATTATATGGAAAGCCGTCGTTATCCTAAAGCTGTATTTAAAGGCAAAATAGAAAAATTTGATTTGAAAGATATTAATGAAGTCGAAAAGCAATATCAGATAAAAGGTAAGCTTTATTTACGAGGAAAAATGAAAGAGATTGTTGTAAATGCTCTAATCAAGAAAGTTGCAGACGGCATTCAGGTAATTTCAGATTTCCCAATTTCAATTTCAGATTTCAATATCCAAATTCCAAGTTCGGTTGCTTCAAAAATTGCAAAAACTGCCAATACAGCACTGACAGGTGTTGTTCATAGCGACGAAATAATGTTTGCAGCTTTGAAATAA
- a CDS encoding VOC family protein yields MIKFGYTILYVEDVEEALAFYENALGFSRKFISPDNDYGELITGETTLSFASKKLASQNLKDGFIESSLEDKPFAIEIGFIVENVPEVLQKATSFGAIMVAEPVEKPWGQVVAYARDLNGFLIEICTEVKM; encoded by the coding sequence ATGATAAAGTTTGGATATACCATTTTGTACGTTGAAGATGTCGAAGAGGCATTGGCATTTTATGAAAATGCACTTGGATTCTCAAGGAAATTTATAAGCCCAGATAATGATTATGGCGAATTAATTACGGGAGAAACAACACTTTCGTTTGCATCTAAAAAGCTCGCATCACAAAATTTGAAAGACGGTTTTATAGAAAGCAGTTTAGAAGATAAGCCTTTTGCCATAGAAATAGGTTTTATTGTCGAAAATGTTCCCGAAGTTTTGCAAAAAGCGACTTCTTTTGGTGCGATAATGGTTGCAGAACCTGTAGAAAAACCGTGGGGACAAGTTGTGGCTTATGCACGAGACTTAAATGGATTTTTAATCGAAATCTGTACAGAAGTAAAAATGTAG
- a CDS encoding acyl-CoA thioesterase codes for MTTDFKPVSSSKISISELMLPSHTNFSGKIHGGYILQLLDQIAFASASKFSGNYCVTASVDTVNFLKPIEVGELVTMKASVNYVGRSSMIVGIRVEAENIQTGVVKHCNSSYFTMVAKDKEGKSVQVPGLILSNLQEVRRFRKAIKHIEVRREVEEHEKLTNINSIEDLASLEKYNVLLEIS; via the coding sequence ATGACTACAGATTTTAAACCCGTTTCTTCATCAAAAATCAGCATATCAGAATTAATGCTGCCTTCGCATACCAATTTCAGCGGTAAAATCCACGGAGGTTATATTTTACAACTATTAGATCAAATTGCTTTTGCTTCGGCGTCAAAATTTAGCGGTAATTATTGCGTAACGGCTTCTGTAGATACCGTAAACTTTCTAAAACCAATTGAAGTTGGAGAATTGGTAACCATGAAAGCCTCTGTAAACTATGTCGGCAGAAGTTCAATGATTGTCGGGATTCGTGTTGAAGCAGAAAATATTCAGACTGGAGTTGTTAAACATTGTAACTCCTCTTATTTTACAATGGTTGCCAAAGATAAAGAAGGAAAGAGTGTTCAGGTTCCTGGATTAATTTTGTCAAACCTGCAGGAAGTCCGTCGTTTTAGAAAAGCAATTAAACATATCGAAGTTAGAAGAGAAGTCGAAGAGCACGAAAAACTTACAAATATAAACTCTATTGAGGATTTAGCCAGTTTAGAAAAATATAATGTCCTTCTAGAAATCAGCTAA
- the rmuC gene encoding DNA recombination protein RmuC, with product MSDYLPFLLAFVVALFVGIYLGKMLSGSKFQSEKAISEERLNALNSQLQMQKEQFESEKNYFQKQLQLLNFEKENIRTEKDSLAIQLSKKEVDFENLWERHKEQKNEINELQEKFTKEFENLANKILEEKSAKFTEQNSENMKNILLPLQDKIHVFEQKVDQTHKESIDYHAALRQQILGLSEMNAQMSKETLNLTKALKGDSKMQGNWGELVLERVLEKSGLEKGREYEVQQSFTNSEGNRVFPDVVINLPDGKKMIVDSKVSLAAYEKWINEESELLKIDYLKEHVNSIRRHVEQLGSKNYHDLYQIESPDFVLLFIPMEPAFAIALNEDPALYTKAFDRNIVIVTPSTLLATLRTIDSMWSNQKQQENAFEIARQAGALYDKFEGFVSDLVRIGNKIKDTKTEYESAMNKLVDGKGNLITSVERLKKMGAKAKKSLPENIITRAALNSDENELLN from the coding sequence ATGTCGGATTATCTACCATTTTTATTGGCTTTTGTAGTGGCGCTTTTTGTTGGAATATACTTAGGTAAAATGCTTTCCGGGTCTAAATTTCAGTCAGAAAAAGCAATTTCAGAAGAGCGATTAAACGCATTAAACAGCCAGTTGCAAATGCAGAAAGAGCAATTTGAAAGTGAAAAAAATTACTTTCAAAAACAATTGCAGCTGCTCAATTTTGAGAAAGAAAACATTCGGACAGAGAAAGACAGTCTGGCGATTCAGCTTTCTAAAAAGGAAGTTGATTTTGAAAATTTGTGGGAACGACATAAAGAACAAAAAAATGAAATCAACGAGCTTCAAGAAAAATTCACCAAAGAATTTGAAAATTTAGCCAATAAAATCCTCGAAGAAAAATCGGCTAAGTTTACCGAACAGAACAGCGAGAATATGAAAAATATTCTATTGCCGCTTCAGGATAAAATTCATGTTTTTGAACAAAAAGTAGATCAGACCCATAAAGAAAGCATCGATTATCACGCCGCACTTCGCCAGCAGATTTTAGGTTTAAGCGAAATGAATGCACAAATGAGTAAAGAAACCTTAAATCTAACCAAAGCGCTAAAAGGCGACAGTAAAATGCAGGGAAATTGGGGCGAATTGGTTTTAGAGCGCGTTCTGGAAAAATCTGGATTAGAGAAAGGAAGAGAATATGAAGTACAGCAGAGTTTTACGAACAGCGAAGGAAATCGTGTTTTTCCAGATGTTGTAATCAATCTTCCTGACGGTAAAAAAATGATCGTCGATTCTAAAGTTTCGCTAGCGGCTTATGAAAAATGGATTAACGAAGAATCAGAGCTTTTAAAAATAGATTATCTAAAAGAACATGTCAATTCTATTAGAAGACACGTGGAACAGCTTGGCAGTAAAAATTATCACGATTTATATCAGATAGAAAGCCCCGACTTTGTGCTGTTATTTATTCCGATGGAGCCAGCTTTTGCGATAGCTTTAAATGAAGATCCAGCTTTATACACCAAAGCATTCGACCGAAATATTGTAATTGTTACGCCAAGTACACTTCTGGCTACTTTGAGAACAATAGACAGCATGTGGAGCAATCAAAAACAGCAGGAAAATGCTTTTGAGATCGCAAGACAAGCCGGCGCATTATACGATAAATTTGAAGGTTTTGTTTCTGATTTAGTCCGAATTGGAAATAAAATAAAAGATACCAAAACAGAATACGAAAGCGCAATGAACAAATTGGTTGACGGAAAAGGAAACTTGATTACAAGCGTAGAAAGATTGAAAAAAATGGGAGCAAAGGCCAAGAAATCACTTCCTGAAAATATAATTACAAGAGCTGCTTTAAATTCAGATGAAAATGAATTGTTGAATTAA
- a CDS encoding protease complex subunit PrcB family protein, which produces MKKLMLSLFIAFGFSACSLNNDDNYVDCGANTNVAFTGFPFYCNYSVKSQPNNAAVAVVATQEKMNELFPKHDNTCPVASDPNIDFTKQYLVGIFAGAKPTSGYAIKITSIVENNCEIVVNYYEKSPAPGENITQSPTYPSDFVLIPKTSKGFIFIKANESPDTAIIGSFNNNCTGADCQKFFQVNDYSILKFLNVGANQYDFNQYKYTPTIKRGDYTILLKAVPAEILALKGQTKIYGAPDAADQGGVYFELRQGITVTKVYIDNNDTQDQSADIKAFKKLIQEKITSLK; this is translated from the coding sequence ATGAAAAAATTAATGTTGAGCTTATTTATAGCTTTCGGATTTAGTGCATGTTCTCTAAATAATGATGATAATTATGTTGATTGCGGTGCTAATACAAATGTAGCTTTTACTGGATTTCCCTTCTATTGTAATTATAGCGTAAAATCGCAGCCTAACAATGCGGCTGTAGCAGTTGTTGCAACGCAAGAAAAAATGAATGAATTATTCCCAAAACATGATAACACATGTCCTGTTGCAAGCGATCCTAATATTGATTTTACCAAACAATATTTAGTGGGAATTTTTGCGGGAGCTAAACCTACAAGCGGATATGCAATTAAAATTACTTCTATTGTAGAAAACAATTGCGAAATTGTAGTTAATTACTACGAGAAATCACCAGCGCCAGGCGAAAATATAACTCAATCTCCTACTTATCCTTCAGACTTTGTTTTAATTCCAAAAACATCAAAAGGTTTTATTTTCATTAAAGCTAATGAAAGTCCAGACACAGCAATTATTGGTAGTTTCAATAATAATTGTACTGGTGCAGACTGTCAAAAATTCTTCCAAGTTAATGATTACAGTATTTTAAAATTCTTAAATGTTGGCGCTAATCAATACGATTTCAATCAATATAAATACACTCCAACTATAAAAAGAGGTGATTACACAATATTATTAAAAGCTGTTCCTGCTGAAATTTTAGCTTTAAAAGGACAAACTAAAATTTACGGCGCTCCAGATGCAGCAGATCAAGGTGGTGTTTATTTTGAATTACGCCAAGGTATAACAGTAACTAAGGTTTATATTGACAACAATGATACGCAAGATCAAAGTGCTGATATAAAAGCTTTCAAAAAACTTATTCAAGAAAAAATTACTAGTTTAAAATAA
- a CDS encoding sigma-70 family RNA polymerase sigma factor: MKDELEKYIKLCMKNDREGQLKIYQLFSPVLYGICLKYMKNEDDAKDVFQEAFVIVFQKINQYKFEGSFEGWLKRIFINKLIETLNKKKKESFFLDVFDPDTDFVEEEELEIIPMEQEKLLEYIRDLPDQYRTVFNLYVFEKMKHKEIAELLKISEGTSKSNLNRAKHILQKRILSIKNFKTA, from the coding sequence TTGAAAGACGAGTTAGAAAAATATATCAAACTGTGCATGAAAAATGACAGAGAGGGACAACTGAAAATTTATCAGTTGTTCTCTCCTGTTTTGTATGGTATATGTTTGAAATATATGAAAAACGAGGATGATGCAAAAGATGTCTTTCAGGAAGCCTTTGTGATTGTCTTTCAGAAAATAAACCAATACAAATTTGAAGGAAGTTTTGAAGGATGGCTCAAGCGGATTTTCATCAACAAACTCATCGAGACTTTAAATAAAAAAAAGAAAGAAAGTTTCTTTTTAGATGTTTTTGATCCAGATACTGACTTTGTTGAAGAGGAAGAATTAGAAATTATTCCGATGGAGCAGGAAAAACTTCTAGAATATATTCGGGATTTACCAGACCAATATCGAACGGTTTTTAACTTATATGTTTTTGAAAAAATGAAACACAAGGAAATTGCCGAGTTATTAAAAATCTCCGAAGGAACATCAAAATCAAATTTAAATCGCGCCAAACACATATTACAAAAGCGAATTTTGAGCATAAAAAATTTTAAGACAGCATGA
- a CDS encoding MepB family protein, with protein sequence MSFTASTIDSIQIPTDLLLAKEIVFDQTDLHLTALQKEAESDEYSAYRFLLNDKNICYREAKITPTKTGQFVTLWKRNKTGTIEPFDYSDAIDFVIVSVRKDQNWGQFIFPKKILLEKGVFSTPNKEGIRATRVYPPWDETTSKQAQKTQKWQLDYFISLTNSNKIDFDQLRNSFIDFQ encoded by the coding sequence ATGAGTTTTACCGCTTCTACGATTGATTCAATTCAAATTCCAACTGATTTATTATTAGCCAAAGAAATTGTTTTTGACCAAACAGACCTTCATTTAACAGCGCTGCAAAAAGAAGCCGAAAGTGATGAATACAGCGCTTATCGTTTTCTGTTGAATGATAAAAACATTTGTTACCGTGAAGCCAAAATCACTCCAACTAAAACTGGACAGTTTGTTACTTTATGGAAACGTAACAAAACTGGGACAATCGAACCTTTTGATTACTCTGATGCAATAGATTTTGTAATTGTTAGTGTTCGTAAGGATCAAAATTGGGGACAATTTATTTTTCCTAAAAAGATACTATTAGAAAAAGGTGTTTTTTCAACCCCAAATAAAGAGGGAATTAGAGCTACAAGAGTTTATCCGCCTTGGGATGAAACGACAAGTAAACAAGCTCAAAAAACACAAAAATGGCAGTTAGATTATTTTATTTCGCTTACTAATTCAAATAAAATTGATTTCGATCAATTGAGAAATTCTTTTATAGATTTTCAATAA